Proteins encoded together in one Shewanella oneidensis MR-1 window:
- the nuoL gene encoding NADH-quinone oxidoreductase subunit L → MSLLYLTFLFPLLGWLVLAFSLGRFGERTSALIGVGSIGLSALTTLWVGMDFLANPPEGGVYIQHLWQWMVVGNFTPSFSLALDGLSLTMLGVVTGVGFFIHLFASWYMRGEEGYSRFFTYTNLFIASMLFLVLADDLLFVYLGWEGVGLCSYLLIGFYYKDRNNGAAALKAFIVTRVGDVFLAIGLFILYQELGTLNIHELLVRAPTLFAEGSPALSLACLMLLGGAVGKSAQLPLQTWLADAMAGPTPVSALIHAATMVTAGVYLIARTHGLFLLAPEVLHLVGLVGAITLVLAGFAALVQTDIKRILAYSTMSQIGYMFLALGVGAWEGAIFHLMTHAFFKALLFLSAGAVIVACHHEQNIFKMGGLRKSLPLVYACFLVGGSALAALPLVTSGFYSKDAILWQVEASGQSALLWAGLAGAFLTSLYTFRLIFIAFHGKEQTKAHAGHGLAHHLPLLVLLVLSTGIGALITPPLAGVLPAGPGDHIEEGRHALEITSGIIAIAGIALAAFLFLGERRLATSIANSAPGRLLSTLWFNAWGFDWLYDQLWVKPYLLATRLVGQDPLDWMMGLPAWLALRGNQLLAWTVTGNLRWYAASIGIGAVLVLALLLLG, encoded by the coding sequence ATGAGCCTCTTATATCTGACTTTTCTATTTCCGCTGCTGGGATGGCTGGTGCTGGCCTTCTCCCTCGGCCGGTTTGGCGAGCGTACCTCGGCACTGATCGGGGTGGGCTCCATTGGCCTGTCGGCCCTCACCACCCTGTGGGTCGGCATGGACTTTCTGGCCAACCCGCCCGAGGGGGGCGTCTATATCCAGCACCTGTGGCAATGGATGGTGGTGGGCAACTTTACCCCGAGCTTCTCGCTGGCACTGGATGGCCTGTCGCTGACCATGCTGGGGGTAGTGACCGGGGTCGGTTTCTTCATCCACCTGTTTGCCTCCTGGTATATGCGCGGGGAAGAGGGTTACTCCCGCTTCTTCACCTACACCAACCTCTTTATCGCCAGCATGCTGTTTCTGGTGCTGGCCGATGACCTGCTGTTTGTCTACCTCGGCTGGGAAGGGGTGGGACTGTGCAGCTACCTGCTGATCGGCTTCTACTACAAGGATCGCAACAACGGCGCGGCGGCCCTCAAGGCCTTTATCGTGACCCGGGTGGGCGATGTGTTCCTCGCCATCGGCCTGTTTATCCTCTACCAGGAACTGGGCACCCTTAATATCCACGAACTGCTGGTGCGGGCGCCCACCCTGTTTGCCGAGGGCTCCCCTGCCCTGTCGCTGGCCTGCCTGATGCTGCTGGGTGGTGCGGTCGGAAAATCGGCCCAGTTGCCGCTGCAAACCTGGCTGGCGGATGCAATGGCTGGCCCGACCCCGGTCTCTGCACTGATCCACGCCGCCACTATGGTGACCGCCGGTGTCTACCTGATTGCCCGTACCCACGGCCTGTTCCTGCTGGCGCCTGAGGTGCTGCATCTGGTCGGTCTGGTTGGCGCCATCACGCTAGTGCTGGCAGGCTTTGCTGCGCTGGTTCAGACCGATATCAAGCGGATCCTCGCCTACTCCACCATGAGCCAGATTGGCTACATGTTCCTGGCACTGGGTGTCGGCGCATGGGAAGGGGCCATCTTCCACCTGATGACCCACGCCTTCTTCAAGGCGCTGCTGTTCCTCTCCGCCGGTGCCGTCATCGTCGCCTGCCACCACGAGCAGAACATCTTCAAGATGGGTGGCCTGCGCAAGAGCCTGCCGCTGGTCTATGCCTGCTTCCTGGTGGGTGGCTCGGCGCTAGCCGCGCTGCCGCTGGTCACTTCCGGTTTCTACAGTAAGGACGCCATCCTGTGGCAAGTAGAGGCCTCGGGCCAAAGCGCGCTGCTGTGGGCCGGTCTGGCGGGGGCATTCCTCACCTCGCTCTATACCTTCCGGCTGATCTTTATCGCCTTCCATGGCAAAGAGCAGACCAAAGCCCATGCGGGCCACGGTCTGGCTCACCACCTGCCGCTGCTGGTGTTGCTGGTGCTCTCCACCGGCATCGGGGCGCTGATCACCCCGCCACTGGCAGGTGTGCTGCCCGCAGGCCCGGGGGATCATATCGAAGAGGGTCGTCATGCCCTGGAAATCACCTCCGGCATCATCGCCATTGCTGGAATCGCGCTGGCCGCGTTTCTGTTCCTCGGTGAGCGCCGTCTGGCCACCTCCATTGCCAACAGCGCACCGGGCCGTCTGCTCAGCACCCTCTGGTTCAACGCCTGGGGCTTTGACTGGCTCTATGACCAGCTGTGGGTCAAACCCTATCTGCTGGCGACCCGTCTGGTCGGGCAGGATCCGCTGGACTGGATGATGGGCTTGCCCGCCTGGCTTGCCCTGCGTGGCAACCAGCTGCTGGCCTGGACGGTAACCGGCAATCTGCGCTGGTATGCAGCCTCCATTGGGATCGGCGCCGTGCTGGTGCTTGCTCTGTTACTACTGGGATAA